The following are encoded together in the Dyella terrae genome:
- a CDS encoding hybrid sensor histidine kinase/response regulator gives MLPSLLLSVVLTMGVSTSVDAVVPAAGPAQATTSASAEPSDNVALATPQFRRFGTGDGLPSSSVYTVVQAPDGTMWFGTKSGIARYDGVGFQVFRHVAGDPKSLFNNGISALMFDHDGHLWAAGLEASLNRYDPATGAFRHWSHDPADPTSLSSDKTWSIAQTGDGSIWVGTAEGLDRMHPDGRGFDHVVVTGHTPGEVGTVGALFVDAHGQLWVGADNGVFRRDASGAFHPILNRSTGKPFDAWRIEGEGDEIRVASPRGLFVVGSDDRAQQMGVGQLPDTNIFSSVRDPAGRMWIGTQRGLFLKDGRDANIQPITNQPVLNGNLPGTWVWQVQPDSEGGLWIALFDGGVGYLAPGWDSVSRFTHIPDDDNSLRDSVAYAVARGSNGSIWVGERDGRVDRLWPGTGKVDHVISGLHGDVLALTEDVPSRLWVTVRGALFRYANGKLDAVDGYAHGMKHPLEVEAGPDGKLYARSFGEGLFRIDQDTLAVTPVAVQPAQEKARWGSQLTLRNGTFWYASDGGMLRLDRTFDHFEPVPGMDNSQPVDAFDFNADGLWAARPDGLEHYHYVGDGLALDRKIDAMRGWPSINVVDLAVDQHQRVWIFGRDGLWLFDTATGQFREMGLQDGVSNGEFMRGFARMPDGMVYSPTFGGVLGFNPNRATPRVEPPRVAITRIRVRRGGALHELPVPVDGQLSIGWNDSGLMVDSRVFSYADPTANRYRFRLAGLDNAWVDTGSRGQRDLTGLPYGDYTLDVMAAGADGVWAQLPKPLHIHVEAPPWTRWWAWCVYVVLVVLLTWLALQAWRRRLAERQQILLAEQRSRLAEQASAAKTHFLATLSHEIRTPMTGVMGMAELLLSTPLSRTQRDYAEAMQRSGGMLLKLVNDALDLARIEAGKLDLDYAPFDPRALIDDVAQLAHGQARAKGLRFELDLPRDLPVRMIGDALRIKQVLLNLANNALKFTERGSVTLRVRSTDHGLRFSVIDTGPGIPEASRTRLFQRFEQVTGPQRSTGSGLGLAICRELVAMMGGSIELESKVAFGSTFHVRLPLPLATEPVAASAQRVDSVDAQPLRILLVEDDAIVAAVVRGLLERAGHEVRYVGNGLAALAELAQATCDVILLDLDLPGIDGFQIARLIRQREEPGCRIPIVALTARSGGDEEVRARDAGMDGFLRKPLTGEQLSDAIQAQMVASRESVDG, from the coding sequence ATGTTGCCGTCCTTGCTGCTCAGCGTCGTCCTGACCATGGGCGTGTCCACGTCTGTGGACGCGGTCGTGCCGGCGGCTGGGCCGGCGCAGGCCACGACGTCGGCGTCCGCCGAGCCATCGGACAACGTGGCCCTGGCTACGCCGCAGTTCCGCCGATTCGGCACCGGTGATGGCCTGCCAAGTAGCAGTGTCTATACCGTCGTGCAGGCGCCCGACGGCACCATGTGGTTCGGTACCAAGAGCGGCATCGCACGGTACGACGGCGTGGGCTTCCAGGTGTTCCGCCATGTGGCGGGTGACCCGAAGTCGCTGTTCAACAATGGCATCTCGGCGCTGATGTTCGACCACGATGGCCATCTGTGGGCGGCGGGACTGGAAGCGAGCCTCAACCGCTATGACCCGGCCACCGGTGCGTTCCGTCACTGGAGCCACGACCCCGCGGATCCGACGAGTCTGTCCAGTGACAAGACGTGGTCGATCGCCCAGACCGGCGACGGCTCGATCTGGGTCGGTACGGCCGAGGGCCTGGACCGTATGCACCCGGACGGACGCGGTTTCGATCATGTGGTGGTGACAGGCCACACCCCCGGAGAGGTGGGCACGGTGGGTGCGTTGTTCGTGGACGCACACGGCCAGCTCTGGGTGGGCGCCGACAATGGTGTATTCCGTCGCGATGCGAGCGGAGCGTTTCATCCCATCCTCAATCGATCGACGGGTAAGCCCTTCGATGCCTGGCGCATCGAAGGCGAGGGCGATGAGATTCGCGTGGCGTCCCCTCGTGGCCTGTTTGTTGTCGGCAGCGACGACCGTGCGCAGCAGATGGGCGTCGGCCAGTTGCCCGACACCAACATCTTCAGCAGTGTGCGCGACCCGGCGGGGCGGATGTGGATCGGCACGCAGCGAGGCCTGTTTCTGAAGGATGGTCGCGACGCGAATATCCAGCCCATCACCAACCAGCCGGTGCTCAACGGCAACCTGCCGGGCACGTGGGTCTGGCAGGTTCAACCCGACAGCGAGGGCGGCCTTTGGATCGCCCTGTTCGATGGCGGCGTGGGTTATCTGGCGCCGGGCTGGGACAGCGTCAGTCGATTCACCCACATCCCTGATGATGACAACAGCCTGCGCGACTCGGTCGCGTACGCCGTAGCGCGCGGCAGCAACGGCTCCATCTGGGTTGGTGAACGTGACGGCCGCGTGGATCGGTTGTGGCCGGGTACGGGCAAGGTGGATCACGTGATTTCGGGCCTGCATGGCGACGTGCTCGCGCTCACCGAGGATGTGCCGTCGCGACTGTGGGTGACGGTGCGTGGTGCGTTGTTCCGCTATGCCAACGGCAAGCTGGATGCGGTCGACGGATACGCGCATGGCATGAAGCATCCGCTCGAGGTCGAGGCCGGGCCGGATGGCAAACTCTATGCGCGTAGTTTCGGCGAAGGCCTGTTCCGGATCGATCAGGACACACTGGCAGTGACCCCGGTGGCCGTGCAGCCCGCGCAAGAGAAGGCGCGCTGGGGCAGCCAGCTCACGCTCAGGAATGGCACCTTCTGGTACGCGAGCGACGGCGGCATGCTGCGCCTCGATCGCACCTTTGATCATTTCGAACCCGTGCCAGGTATGGACAACAGTCAGCCGGTCGATGCGTTCGATTTCAACGCCGACGGCCTGTGGGCGGCCCGGCCCGATGGGCTGGAGCACTATCACTACGTCGGCGACGGACTGGCGCTCGACCGCAAGATCGACGCCATGCGTGGCTGGCCGTCCATCAACGTTGTCGACCTGGCCGTCGACCAGCATCAGCGCGTGTGGATCTTCGGTCGCGATGGCCTGTGGCTCTTTGATACGGCCACCGGACAGTTCCGCGAAATGGGTCTGCAGGACGGCGTAAGCAACGGCGAATTCATGCGCGGCTTTGCACGCATGCCCGATGGCATGGTGTATTCGCCCACCTTTGGCGGGGTGTTGGGCTTTAACCCCAATCGCGCGACGCCTCGAGTGGAGCCGCCGCGCGTGGCGATCACACGGATACGGGTACGTCGCGGCGGTGCCTTGCACGAGCTGCCGGTGCCGGTCGATGGTCAGCTATCCATTGGCTGGAACGACTCCGGGCTGATGGTGGATTCGCGTGTGTTTTCCTACGCCGATCCCACGGCAAACCGTTATCGCTTCCGTCTTGCCGGCCTGGACAACGCCTGGGTCGATACGGGCAGCCGCGGCCAGCGCGACCTTACCGGGTTGCCGTACGGCGATTACACGCTGGATGTCATGGCGGCAGGTGCGGATGGCGTGTGGGCGCAATTGCCGAAGCCTTTGCATATCCATGTGGAGGCGCCACCGTGGACGCGCTGGTGGGCTTGGTGCGTGTACGTGGTGCTGGTCGTTCTGCTCACCTGGTTGGCGCTGCAGGCATGGCGCCGTCGTTTGGCTGAGCGCCAGCAGATTCTGCTGGCGGAGCAACGCAGTCGCTTGGCCGAACAGGCCAGCGCGGCCAAGACACACTTCCTCGCCACGCTGAGTCACGAAATCCGCACACCGATGACCGGCGTCATGGGCATGGCCGAGCTGTTGCTCAGCACGCCGCTCAGCCGCACGCAACGCGACTATGCCGAAGCCATGCAACGTTCCGGCGGCATGCTGCTCAAGCTAGTCAACGATGCACTCGATCTGGCGCGCATCGAAGCGGGCAAGTTGGATCTCGACTATGCACCGTTCGATCCGCGCGCCCTGATCGACGACGTGGCGCAACTAGCGCATGGCCAGGCACGCGCCAAGGGCCTGCGCTTTGAATTGGATCTACCGCGCGACTTGCCGGTGCGCATGATCGGCGACGCGCTGCGGATCAAGCAGGTGTTGCTCAACCTTGCCAACAACGCGCTGAAGTTCACTGAGCGTGGCAGCGTGACGTTGCGCGTGCGTTCTACCGATCATGGCCTGCGTTTCAGCGTGATCGACACGGGCCCTGGCATTCCTGAAGCAAGCCGGACGCGGTTGTTCCAACGTTTCGAACAAGTCACGGGGCCGCAGCGCAGCACCGGCAGCGGGTTGGGTTTGGCCATCTGTCGCGAGTTGGTGGCGATGATGGGCGGCAGCATCGAGTTGGAATCGAAGGTCGCTTTCGGCAGCACCTTCCATGTAAGGTTGCCGTTGCCGTTGGCGACGGAGCCCGTCGCTGCATCGGCCCAGCGGGTGGACAGCGTCGATGCCCAGCCGTTGCGCATCCTGCTGGTGGAAGACGATGCGATCGTGGCGGCTGTCGTGCGTGGCCTGCTGGAGCGTGCGGGGCATGAAGTGCGCTACGTCGGCAACGGATTGGCCGCGCTTGCCGAGCTGGCGCAGGCGACGTGTGATGTGATCCTTCTCGACCTTGACCTGCCGGGTATCGACGGCTTTCAGATCGCGCGATTGATTCGCCAGCGCGAGGAGCCCGGCTGCCGCATACCGATCGTGGCGCTCACAGCGCGCTCCGGTGGCGATGAAGAAGTGCGTGCGCGAGATGCGGGGATGGATGGTTTTCTGCGCAAGCCGCTCACCGGCGAGCAATTGAGCGACGCCATCCAGGCACAGATGGTGGCATCGAGAGAATCGGTCGACGGCTGA
- a CDS encoding YceI family protein, with product MPRSRLSSRLLLALSCVSAPLATVRAAPVIYNYDTTHSQVLFSIDHNGFSRPFGRLHIAKGWLRFDADDWSQSATELDIDLASLDMGDAAWNAAVLKPTYLDAEKNRYAHFTSTSVERKDDTHGLLHGNLTLRGVTHAIDIPFTFNRLGTTIYGMHTVAGFSGTAMLQRDDYGITATPNSVGHNVSVWLELEAIQEDPNRSNKESP from the coding sequence ATGCCACGGTCACGCCTTTCCAGCCGCCTTTTGCTCGCCCTGTCGTGCGTTTCGGCGCCGCTGGCCACCGTGCGTGCCGCACCTGTCATATACAACTACGACACTACACACAGCCAAGTCCTTTTCAGCATCGACCACAACGGATTTTCACGGCCGTTTGGGCGCCTGCACATCGCCAAAGGCTGGTTGCGGTTCGACGCGGATGACTGGAGCCAATCGGCCACCGAGCTGGACATCGACCTGGCCAGCCTGGACATGGGCGACGCGGCGTGGAACGCCGCGGTGCTCAAGCCGACCTATCTCGATGCGGAGAAGAACCGCTACGCACACTTCACCAGCACCTCGGTGGAACGGAAGGACGATACGCACGGTCTGTTGCACGGCAACCTCACCCTGCGCGGAGTGACTCACGCGATCGACATCCCCTTCACCTTCAACCGACTCGGCACAACCATCTATGGCATGCATACCGTCGCAGGTTTTTCCGGCACGGCCATGCTGCAGCGTGATGACTACGGCATCACCGCGACGCCCAACTCCGTCGGCCACAACGTAAGCGTGTGGCTGGAGCTGGAGGCCATCCAGGAAGACCCCAACCGCAGCAACAAGGAATCGCCATGA
- a CDS encoding cytochrome b, which produces MSFRNTDRQWGSVAKFFHWAIALLIIGNGIFGLCMDLAGNPMQKINWLALHKSIGLTVLALFLLRVLWRFFNRQPKDEPAPRWQQLAAHAMHMTLYALVAALPLSGWWFNSIVGKPLQFFKLFNLPALTAANPDTRHLWHEVHEYLFWFLVLLLVLHIAGALKHHLVDRDNTLRRMLPFARLRQTSQGER; this is translated from the coding sequence ATGAGTTTTCGCAACACCGACCGCCAATGGGGCTCGGTCGCCAAGTTTTTCCACTGGGCCATCGCACTGCTGATCATCGGCAATGGCATCTTTGGCCTGTGCATGGATCTGGCCGGCAATCCCATGCAGAAGATCAACTGGCTTGCGCTGCACAAGTCGATCGGCCTCACCGTGCTGGCGCTGTTCCTGCTGCGCGTACTGTGGCGCTTCTTCAATCGCCAGCCGAAGGACGAGCCCGCGCCGCGTTGGCAGCAACTCGCCGCGCACGCTATGCACATGACGCTTTACGCGCTAGTCGCCGCGTTGCCGCTGAGCGGCTGGTGGTTCAACTCGATCGTCGGCAAGCCGCTGCAGTTCTTCAAGCTGTTCAACCTGCCGGCACTCACCGCCGCCAATCCCGACACGCGCCACCTGTGGCACGAGGTGCACGAATACCTGTTCTGGTTCCTCGTACTACTCCTCGTGCTGCATATCGCCGGCGCGCTCAAGCATCACCTGGTCGACCGCGACAACACTCTGCGGCGCATGCTCCCCTTTGCACGCCTGCGCCAGACCTCTCAAGGAGAACGCTAA
- a CDS encoding YceI family protein, whose protein sequence is MNRSALRFAPLLLALALPGIASAADYAVQPAGSKLGFSGSFQGQSFEGTFAQWTAAISYDPAKVATSKFDVDVDLSSVKTGDKDRDGALPGSDFFNVAKFPKAHFVTTGFRQNGAQVIADGNLTLRGVTKPASLNVVFKSQGAGATMDISGAVKRLDFGVGGGDYADTSVIANDVKINAHLVLTAK, encoded by the coding sequence ATGAATCGCTCTGCACTTCGCTTTGCACCCTTGCTGCTTGCCCTTGCCTTGCCGGGTATCGCGAGCGCCGCCGACTATGCCGTACAACCGGCCGGCAGCAAGCTAGGCTTCTCCGGCAGCTTCCAGGGCCAATCGTTCGAAGGCACGTTCGCTCAGTGGACCGCCGCCATCAGCTACGACCCGGCCAAGGTCGCCACCTCGAAGTTCGACGTGGACGTGGATCTGTCCAGTGTGAAAACGGGCGACAAGGATCGTGACGGCGCGCTGCCGGGCTCGGATTTCTTCAACGTGGCCAAGTTTCCCAAGGCGCACTTCGTGACCACGGGCTTCCGCCAGAACGGCGCGCAGGTGATTGCGGACGGCAACCTCACGTTGCGCGGCGTGACCAAACCGGCGAGCCTCAACGTGGTGTTCAAATCGCAGGGTGCCGGCGCCACCATGGACATCAGCGGCGCCGTGAAGCGCCTGGACTTTGGTGTGGGCGGCGGTGACTACGCCGACACCTCGGTGATCGCCAATGATGTGAAGATCAACGCGCACCTGGTGCTTACCGCCAAGTAA
- a CDS encoding glutaredoxin family protein — protein MPIRYVLFQRDYCHLCDQALAVMAEARAPDFDSQWVDDDEALEARYGTRVPVLRDSLDGRELDWPFDAKAVQMFVQAST, from the coding sequence ATGCCGATCCGATACGTGCTTTTCCAGCGGGACTACTGCCACCTGTGCGATCAGGCGCTGGCCGTGATGGCCGAGGCGCGGGCACCGGATTTCGACAGTCAGTGGGTGGACGACGACGAGGCGCTGGAAGCGCGCTACGGCACACGCGTGCCGGTGTTGCGCGACAGCCTGGATGGGCGGGAGTTGGACTGGCCGTTCGATGCGAAGGCCGTGCAGATGTTCGTGCAAGCCTCGACGTAG
- a CDS encoding TonB-dependent siderophore receptor, with product MPPIASPRRPLPLRSLALALSLALTAPVLHADNATSAPDATKVKNLEGVQTTATVTGDGDSYTTKAASGATRLPLSLRETPQSVSVVTDQQMKDFNLTNINAVLDTTTGVNVERVETDRTYYTARGFDITNFLVDGVGVPFANGEQEGDIDTALYQRIEVLRGANGLLSFTGNPSATINFVRKRPTADFEGSVGLTVGSWDNRRLDVDLSGPLNDSHSVRGRFIAADQDTDSYLDRYNLRKQVLGGIVEADLGSSTLLTAGVTYQKNKTHGGMWGALPLYNTDGTPTDYSRDTSTSADWSRWNIADTRTFVELTQQLGNDWSLKGSLNYRRIAENSNLFYVYGTPDAQTGLGLYAYPSAYTSNEKQYVADLYATGPFELAGRKHELVLGANWAKDDVHQLSSYGEGIGTPLVPLTQWTGDYPEPPFDASYGQGDFHIKRKSLYATARWSLADPVTLITGASLVHIEQYGQNYGVPSNYEKTESTPFVGLVYDFAKNYSAYVSYAKLFNPQTQTDINNKVLDPVTGANLEIGVKGEWYDGRLNATFALFRSRQDGLADYAGHNMATNQDYYTGINAISKGYEFDVSGQITDNWQLSGGYTQLGLVDPEGHNVRTYVPRRLFRLNTTYRFDALPGLRVGGTLRWQDRIYRDQQAVALDGSEIFTNQGSYAVLGLMAGYDLDQHWSTTFNIDNVTNRKYITSLYWAQGLYSAPRNYMLNVRYAF from the coding sequence ATGCCGCCCATCGCTTCGCCGCGACGCCCGTTGCCGCTCCGCAGTCTCGCTTTAGCGCTATCACTGGCGCTGACCGCTCCCGTGCTCCACGCCGACAATGCCACCAGCGCACCGGACGCTACCAAGGTGAAGAACCTGGAAGGCGTGCAGACCACGGCAACGGTGACGGGCGATGGCGACTCGTACACCACCAAGGCAGCCTCGGGCGCCACACGTCTGCCGCTGTCGCTGCGCGAAACACCGCAATCGGTGAGCGTGGTCACCGACCAGCAGATGAAAGATTTCAATCTCACCAACATCAACGCCGTGCTCGACACCACCACCGGCGTCAACGTGGAGCGCGTGGAAACCGATCGCACGTATTACACCGCGCGCGGCTTCGACATCACCAACTTCCTGGTCGACGGCGTGGGCGTGCCCTTCGCCAATGGCGAACAGGAAGGCGATATCGACACGGCGCTGTATCAGCGCATTGAAGTACTGCGCGGTGCGAACGGCCTGCTGTCGTTCACCGGCAATCCCTCCGCCACGATCAACTTCGTGCGTAAGCGCCCTACCGCCGACTTCGAAGGCAGCGTCGGCCTGACCGTGGGTAGCTGGGATAATCGCCGTCTGGACGTCGATCTGTCCGGGCCACTCAACGATTCGCACAGCGTGCGCGGCCGCTTCATCGCCGCCGACCAGGATACCGACAGCTATCTGGACCGCTATAACCTGCGCAAGCAAGTGCTCGGCGGTATCGTCGAAGCGGATCTCGGCAGCAGCACCCTGCTTACCGCAGGCGTCACCTATCAGAAGAACAAGACCCACGGCGGCATGTGGGGCGCACTGCCGCTCTACAACACCGACGGCACGCCCACCGACTACAGCCGAGACACCAGCACCTCCGCCGACTGGTCGCGTTGGAACATCGCCGACACGCGCACCTTCGTGGAACTCACCCAGCAGCTGGGCAACGACTGGAGCCTCAAGGGTTCGCTGAACTATCGCCGCATCGCGGAGAACAGCAATCTGTTCTACGTGTACGGCACGCCGGATGCACAAACGGGCCTGGGCCTGTATGCCTATCCGTCGGCGTACACCAGCAACGAAAAGCAGTACGTCGCCGACCTCTACGCCACCGGGCCGTTTGAACTCGCCGGCCGCAAACACGAGCTGGTGCTCGGTGCGAACTGGGCAAAGGACGACGTGCATCAGCTGTCCAGCTATGGCGAAGGCATCGGCACGCCGCTGGTGCCACTCACCCAGTGGACGGGCGACTATCCGGAGCCGCCGTTCGACGCCTCGTACGGCCAGGGCGACTTCCACATCAAGCGCAAGTCGCTTTACGCCACCGCACGCTGGAGCCTGGCCGATCCGGTCACGCTGATCACCGGCGCCAGCCTCGTGCACATCGAGCAGTACGGCCAGAACTACGGCGTGCCGAGCAACTATGAGAAGACGGAAAGCACGCCGTTCGTCGGCCTGGTGTACGACTTTGCCAAGAACTACTCCGCCTACGTGAGCTACGCGAAGCTGTTCAACCCGCAGACGCAGACCGACATCAACAACAAGGTGCTCGACCCCGTCACCGGCGCGAACCTCGAAATCGGCGTAAAGGGCGAGTGGTACGACGGCCGCCTCAACGCCACCTTCGCGCTGTTCCGCTCGCGCCAGGATGGTCTGGCGGACTACGCCGGCCACAACATGGCGACCAACCAAGATTACTACACGGGCATCAACGCCATCTCGAAGGGTTACGAGTTCGACGTGAGCGGCCAGATCACCGACAACTGGCAGCTCAGCGGCGGCTATACCCAGCTCGGCCTGGTCGATCCGGAAGGTCACAACGTACGTACCTACGTGCCGCGCCGCCTGTTCCGCCTCAACACCACGTATCGTTTCGACGCCCTGCCCGGCCTGCGCGTGGGCGGCACCTTGCGCTGGCAGGATCGCATCTACCGCGACCAACAGGCTGTGGCGCTGGACGGCAGCGAGATCTTTACCAACCAGGGCTCGTATGCGGTGCTCGGGCTGATGGCGGGTTACGACCTCGATCAGCACTGGAGCACCACGTTCAACATCGACAACGTCACCAACCGCAAGTACATCACCAGCCTGTACTGGGCGCAGGGCCTTTACTCGGCACCGCGCAACTACATGCTGAACGTGAGGTACGCGTTCTGA
- a CDS encoding L-serine ammonia-lyase — protein MAVSVFDLFKIGIGPSSSHTVGPMRAAARFAERWLEEKGVLDRVVRVRAELYGSLAMTGRGHGTDKAVLLGFEGAHPDTVDPDHIPETLNRIRTTHRLRVLGKHEIEFEEKRDLVFNKRQKLPFHTNGMRFSAYDAEGHELATRDYYSVGGGFVVNHDEAAEDRIVADTTEQPYPFSTGDQMLELCEKNKLTIAQLMMENEKVWRPEAETRAGLLTIWKAMQDCVNRGLRSPGVLPGGLKVARRAPQMAEDLRSQPEAALKDPLTILDWVNLYALAVNEENAAGGRVVTAPTNGAAGIVPAVLHYYHRFCPKSDENGIVDFMLTAGAIGILYKENASISGAEVGCQGEVGVACSMAAGGLTAALGGNVLQVENAAEIGMEHNLGLTCDPIGGLVQIPCIERNAMASVKAINASRMALKSDGKHRVSLDKVIATMRDTGRDMKDKYKETSRGGLAVNVIEC, from the coding sequence ATGGCTGTCAGCGTTTTCGACCTGTTCAAGATCGGCATTGGTCCGTCCTCCTCGCATACCGTTGGCCCCATGCGCGCCGCAGCCCGGTTCGCCGAGCGCTGGCTGGAGGAGAAAGGCGTGCTCGATCGCGTCGTGCGCGTGCGCGCCGAGCTGTACGGCTCACTGGCCATGACCGGCCGCGGCCACGGCACCGACAAGGCCGTGCTGCTGGGCTTCGAAGGCGCGCATCCGGATACGGTCGACCCCGACCACATCCCTGAAACCTTGAACCGCATTCGCACCACGCACCGCTTGCGCGTGCTGGGCAAGCACGAGATCGAGTTCGAGGAAAAGCGCGACCTGGTCTTCAACAAGCGCCAGAAACTGCCGTTCCACACCAACGGCATGCGCTTCTCCGCCTATGACGCAGAGGGCCATGAGCTGGCCACGCGCGATTACTACTCCGTGGGTGGCGGCTTCGTCGTCAACCACGACGAGGCGGCCGAAGACCGCATCGTCGCCGACACCACCGAACAGCCCTACCCGTTCTCCACCGGCGACCAAATGCTGGAGCTGTGCGAGAAGAACAAGCTGACCATCGCCCAGTTGATGATGGAGAACGAGAAGGTGTGGCGCCCCGAGGCGGAAACACGCGCCGGCCTGCTCACCATCTGGAAAGCCATGCAGGATTGTGTGAATCGCGGCCTGCGCTCACCGGGTGTACTGCCCGGCGGCCTCAAGGTCGCGCGGCGCGCACCGCAGATGGCAGAAGACTTGCGCTCGCAGCCGGAAGCGGCGCTGAAAGATCCGCTGACCATTCTTGACTGGGTGAACCTCTACGCGCTCGCCGTGAACGAGGAGAACGCCGCCGGCGGTCGCGTCGTCACGGCGCCCACCAACGGTGCCGCGGGCATCGTGCCGGCGGTGCTGCACTACTACCACCGTTTCTGCCCCAAGTCGGATGAGAACGGCATCGTGGACTTCATGCTCACGGCCGGCGCCATCGGCATCCTCTACAAGGAAAACGCCTCGATTTCCGGTGCGGAAGTGGGCTGCCAGGGTGAAGTGGGCGTGGCCTGCTCGATGGCGGCCGGCGGGCTCACCGCTGCCTTGGGCGGCAACGTGCTGCAGGTGGAGAACGCCGCCGAGATCGGCATGGAACACAACCTCGGCCTGACCTGCGATCCGATCGGTGGCCTGGTGCAGATTCCCTGCATCGAGCGCAACGCCATGGCGTCAGTGAAGGCCATCAACGCCAGCCGCATGGCGCTCAAGAGCGACGGCAAGCATCGCGTGTCGCTCGACAAGGTGATCGCGACCATGCGCGACACCGGCCGCGACATGAAGGACAAGTACAAGGAAACCTCGCGCGGTGGCTTGGCGGTGAACGTCATCGAGTGCTGA
- a CDS encoding tetratricopeptide repeat protein: MMIRAAMLVVMAAAVAAFPVSAATPSGDASRDALKQRAEAGDVQAQVALGKALQDDGVPADKAAGADWYRKAATAGSAEGAWMLGSTIMAGVGVTRDVPTAIEWMRKSVNIDPNGDRMAVLAVSLLSTGGTQEALQWAQKAADKGSSKGMEVLAMARLTGEMGVPKDTALAEKLMVAAAQKGDADAQLSLGQIYLTGLFGRHDTTAGMHWLQTAADSGNAKAEGTLAYFLITGKEGAPVDAARGVALARKAMAANEMLGHYAMGVAYVTGSGIAENPAEGWYQISLAQRMDSQQQLKSAADYLAKAEAKLTTAQLTELKVRVDADAAKVAQPSGS, encoded by the coding sequence ATGATGATCCGTGCGGCAATGCTGGTGGTGATGGCCGCGGCAGTGGCCGCATTCCCGGTGTCGGCAGCGACGCCCTCAGGTGATGCGTCACGCGATGCGCTGAAGCAGCGTGCCGAGGCGGGCGATGTCCAGGCGCAGGTGGCGCTGGGCAAGGCCTTGCAGGACGACGGTGTGCCAGCCGACAAAGCGGCGGGTGCCGACTGGTATCGCAAGGCCGCGACGGCGGGCAGCGCAGAGGGTGCGTGGATGCTTGGCTCGACCATCATGGCCGGCGTCGGTGTAACACGCGACGTTCCCACGGCCATCGAGTGGATGCGCAAGAGTGTAAACATCGACCCGAACGGCGATCGCATGGCGGTGCTCGCGGTATCGCTGCTCTCCACCGGTGGCACACAGGAGGCCTTGCAGTGGGCGCAGAAAGCGGCCGACAAAGGCTCGTCCAAGGGCATGGAAGTGTTGGCGATGGCCCGCCTTACCGGCGAAATGGGCGTACCCAAGGACACGGCGCTCGCCGAAAAACTGATGGTTGCGGCGGCGCAGAAAGGCGACGCCGATGCGCAGTTGTCACTCGGCCAGATCTACCTCACCGGCTTGTTCGGCCGACACGATACGACCGCCGGCATGCATTGGCTGCAGACGGCCGCCGACAGTGGTAACGCCAAGGCGGAAGGCACGCTCGCTTACTTCCTCATTACCGGTAAGGAAGGCGCGCCTGTGGATGCGGCGCGTGGTGTGGCACTGGCCCGCAAGGCGATGGCAGCCAACGAAATGCTGGGGCATTACGCGATGGGCGTGGCCTACGTGACGGGCAGCGGCATTGCGGAAAACCCGGCGGAGGGTTGGTACCAGATCTCGCTGGCGCAACGTATGGACAGCCAGCAGCAGCTCAAGAGTGCCGCCGACTATCTGGCGAAGGCGGAGGCGAAGCTGACGACCGCTCAGCTCACCGAGCTGAAGGTGCGGGTGGATGCCGATGCGGCCAAAGTGGCGCAGCCTTCCGGTTCCTGA